In a single window of the Candidatus Zixiibacteriota bacterium genome:
- a CDS encoding dockerin type I repeat-containing protein — protein MQIGLKRTLLLLAIVVLAAAIPSSAARQSSYRLIEDAYANGELNYEQKMLYEMMSIREPQALPADFQSDAIEVAKCATEIILEIRQNWDQFTPEGQAQFREIMARPSATNTYNSPGGEFKIHYNITGSDAVPTADTSPANGIPDYVEWLAAYADSSYRTEVTNLGHRKPPSDGVAGGDARYDIYTEEMGYYGYTQPEGAGPEAWNDAISYISVHRNFIGFPNNDDPDGDQKGAAKVTVAHEYYHAVQFAYDVGENSWFMEASSTWMEDVVFDPVNDNYNYMTEFFSVPDYALNSNTGLHMYAAFIWPTFLQENFGVAIMPQIWDELRTTTSYVGTGNILTNNYGQNINQQVARFTMWNFITGSRSDGLHYVEASHYLQVPLVRTHTTYPTSGQTPITGKFPDAYGSNYVRFNIPAGAATFTVDFNGDNSVPWIVNLLAWKMTPTNTYVENQMSLNVTGDGSFTLPNAGNYDALIMVITNVSQSINDRSYTYGASYTTAPNYAVNVIATAADSVYSNTGTSLLFQIENTGLLDETYNVSATNSLGWAQTFSPSSVTVAAGDKADVTVNLTAPAGVMPATVNSVSVTADATSVVGVSDTDSGDVLVLVMHGDADNSGAINVSDAVYVIQYIFASGPAPTPVDEAGDANCSMPVNISDAVALISYIFGGGPYPPCNPF, from the coding sequence ATGCAAATCGGATTAAAACGTACCTTGCTGCTGTTGGCGATCGTCGTGCTTGCCGCGGCGATTCCGTCATCCGCCGCCCGCCAATCGTCCTATCGCCTGATCGAGGATGCCTACGCCAACGGCGAGTTAAACTACGAACAAAAGATGCTCTACGAAATGATGTCGATCCGCGAACCGCAGGCCCTGCCGGCGGACTTTCAGTCCGACGCGATCGAAGTCGCCAAGTGCGCTACCGAGATCATCCTCGAAATCCGCCAGAACTGGGACCAGTTTACCCCGGAGGGGCAGGCACAATTCCGTGAGATCATGGCCCGGCCGTCAGCAACGAACACTTACAATTCTCCCGGTGGTGAGTTTAAGATTCACTACAATATCACCGGCTCGGATGCCGTCCCCACCGCCGATACCAGCCCGGCGAACGGCATCCCCGATTATGTTGAATGGCTTGCCGCCTACGCCGACAGCTCTTACCGCACCGAGGTCACCAACCTCGGCCACCGCAAGCCGCCCTCGGATGGAGTGGCCGGCGGCGACGCCCGCTATGATATTTACACCGAAGAAATGGGCTACTACGGCTACACCCAGCCGGAAGGCGCCGGACCTGAAGCCTGGAACGATGCCATTAGCTATATCTCGGTTCATCGCAATTTCATCGGTTTCCCGAATAATGATGACCCCGACGGCGACCAGAAGGGCGCTGCCAAAGTGACTGTCGCCCACGAATACTACCACGCCGTGCAGTTTGCCTATGACGTCGGCGAGAACTCCTGGTTCATGGAAGCTTCTTCCACTTGGATGGAGGATGTGGTCTTTGATCCGGTGAACGACAACTACAACTATATGACGGAGTTCTTTAGTGTCCCGGACTACGCCTTGAATTCTAATACCGGTCTGCACATGTATGCGGCATTCATCTGGCCGACCTTCCTGCAGGAAAATTTCGGCGTCGCGATCATGCCGCAGATTTGGGATGAACTGCGCACCACGACCTCGTATGTCGGCACCGGCAATATCCTGACCAACAACTACGGGCAGAATATTAACCAGCAGGTGGCGCGGTTTACCATGTGGAATTTCATCACCGGCAGCCGTAGTGACGGACTTCACTACGTCGAGGCTTCCCATTACCTGCAGGTGCCGCTGGTGCGCACCCACACAACATATCCGACCTCCGGCCAGACGCCCATTACCGGCAAGTTCCCCGATGCTTACGGCTCCAACTACGTGCGTTTTAACATTCCGGCCGGCGCCGCCACTTTCACGGTCGACTTCAACGGCGACAACTCGGTACCCTGGATCGTCAACTTACTCGCCTGGAAGATGACCCCGACCAACACCTACGTCGAGAATCAGATGTCGCTCAATGTCACCGGCGATGGCTCCTTCACCCTGCCCAATGCCGGCAACTACGATGCGCTGATCATGGTCATTACCAACGTCTCTCAGTCGATCAACGACCGCAGCTACACTTATGGCGCCTCGTACACCACTGCTCCGAACTACGCGGTCAACGTCATCGCCACGGCCGCCGACAGCGTCTACTCGAATACCGGCACGTCGCTGCTCTTCCAGATCGAGAATACCGGCCTGCTCGATGAGACCTATAACGTCAGCGCGACCAATTCCCTTGGCTGGGCGCAGACCTTCTCGCCTTCGTCGGTAACCGTGGCGGCGGGCGACAAGGCCGACGTTACCGTGAATTTGACGGCGCCGGCCGGCGTGATGCCCGCGACCGTCAATTCGGTCAGCGTCACTGCCGATGCCACCAGCGTTGTGGGAGTCAGCGATACCGATTCCGGCGATGTGCTCGTGCTGGTCATGCATGGAGATGCTGACAACAGCGGCGCCATCAACGTCAGCGACGCCGTCTATGTCATCCAGTACATCTTTGCCAGCGGCCCCGCACCGACCCCCGTTGACGAAGCCGGTGATGCCAACTGCAGCATGCCGGTGAACATCTCGGATGCGGTCGCCCTGATCTCGTACATCTTCGGCGGTGGACCGTACCCCCCCTGCAATCCCTTC
- a CDS encoding dockerin type I repeat-containing protein gives MRRLLSLLYIALLSPALLAHEAPTTSPSLFEQQLAADQQSSLISADMATIYRAMAILEPQSLPQRYSRESAAISKCATDALVEAFAVINANPELYGSYAKMFMARPQTQFYVESPQGYFRLFFDLTGLHAVPTADNDSSGIPDFIERAANLADSVWSYELDQLAHLKPPVDNGQGGSDQYDIYFQKIPYYGYTTPESPGPESWNDYASHIVIHSTFSPGFPPNDDPEGDVMGALKVTIAHEFYHAVQFAYDVSEASFFMEMSSTWMEEMAFPQVNDNYNYLPEFFNYPEVGLQAGDFHRYASFVWPKYLEERFGAIIMRDLWAKCRTTSAIVAWGAVIDSAGSSFEREFTRFVLWNYYTNSRSTGTHYESAPDYPPVDVMAYHYDLPDSGNFSVTPPQPYASNYIVFENLNGYDGIVGFDFTGLNATTWTLAYVVDYGDGNYFDSLLVPLAGGKAKVWIADFRNVLRVTFIPAVAAHFGTEYNFTYHLHFRRPGDVDGDTQISISDAVFLINWIFAGGATPYPSYIADVNCDGIGSISDAVHLISYIFAGGPPPCQY, from the coding sequence TTGCGCAGACTTCTATCACTTCTTTACATCGCCTTGCTCAGCCCGGCACTCCTGGCTCATGAGGCTCCGACGACTTCGCCATCTCTTTTCGAACAACAACTCGCTGCCGACCAGCAGTCGAGCTTGATTAGTGCCGACATGGCCACGATCTATCGGGCAATGGCAATTCTTGAACCGCAATCGCTTCCCCAGCGCTATTCGCGCGAATCCGCCGCCATCTCGAAGTGCGCGACTGATGCCCTCGTCGAGGCCTTTGCCGTGATCAACGCCAATCCCGAACTTTACGGCTCGTATGCCAAGATGTTTATGGCCCGACCACAGACGCAATTCTACGTCGAGTCGCCGCAAGGCTACTTCCGGCTTTTCTTCGACCTCACTGGCCTGCACGCTGTACCGACGGCCGACAATGATTCGTCCGGAATTCCCGACTTCATCGAACGTGCCGCGAACCTCGCCGATTCCGTTTGGTCCTATGAACTCGACCAACTGGCGCATCTTAAACCGCCGGTCGACAACGGCCAGGGCGGCAGCGATCAATACGATATCTACTTCCAAAAAATTCCATACTACGGGTACACGACTCCCGAGTCACCTGGTCCCGAATCGTGGAACGATTACGCCTCCCATATCGTGATCCACAGCACCTTCTCGCCGGGATTTCCACCGAACGACGATCCCGAGGGCGATGTGATGGGTGCGCTCAAAGTCACGATTGCCCACGAGTTCTACCACGCCGTGCAGTTCGCCTACGATGTTTCGGAAGCTAGTTTCTTTATGGAGATGTCGTCCACCTGGATGGAAGAGATGGCGTTTCCGCAAGTGAATGACAACTACAACTACCTACCGGAATTCTTCAACTATCCGGAGGTCGGGTTACAGGCCGGCGATTTTCATCGCTACGCTTCGTTCGTGTGGCCGAAGTACCTTGAGGAACGCTTCGGTGCCATCATCATGCGCGATCTGTGGGCAAAATGCCGCACGACCTCCGCAATCGTAGCCTGGGGCGCTGTAATCGACTCGGCCGGAAGCTCGTTCGAACGCGAGTTTACGCGCTTCGTGCTGTGGAACTACTACACCAACAGCCGCTCCACCGGCACACACTATGAATCCGCGCCCGATTATCCACCAGTCGATGTGATGGCTTATCACTACGACCTCCCCGATTCGGGTAATTTCTCGGTGACTCCGCCGCAGCCGTATGCCTCGAATTATATCGTCTTTGAAAATCTTAACGGCTATGACGGCATCGTCGGGTTCGACTTCACCGGCCTGAACGCCACCACTTGGACATTGGCGTATGTGGTGGATTACGGCGACGGCAACTACTTTGATTCGCTGCTCGTGCCGCTTGCCGGAGGCAAGGCCAAGGTCTGGATCGCCGATTTCCGGAATGTGCTGCGCGTCACGTTCATTCCCGCTGTCGCCGCGCACTTCGGCACCGAGTACAATTTCACGTATCATCTGCATTTTCGCCGTCCCGGCGATGTCGACGGCGACACTCAGATCAGCATCTCCGACGCCGTCTTCTTGATCAACTGGATCTTCGCCGGCGGCGCTACACCCTACCCGAGCTACATCGCCGATGTCAACTGCGACGGCATCGGTTCCATTAGTGATGCCGTGCATCTGATTTCGTATATCTTTGCCGGCGGCCCGCCGCCATGCCAATACTAA